From the Halalkalicoccus sp. CGA53 genome, one window contains:
- a CDS encoding HAD family hydrolase: MSGYEAVVFDMDGVLVEGWGTHPAVYREAADQALSELGAEAVDGQLKTLGETAYSETTAGACRDLGVDPEAFWERREHHASRLANDRLDRGERSLYDDVNTLTTLAESLPLGVVSNNRHETVRFVVESLLPAPISAYRGRDPTVEGYRRRKPDTHYLNAVLRELDAEDALYVGDRETDVEVAAGAGIDSAFVRRTHNTDSTLARSPTHEIEGLDALVDVIDST, encoded by the coding sequence GTGAGCGGCTACGAGGCGGTCGTCTTCGACATGGACGGGGTGCTCGTCGAGGGCTGGGGCACCCACCCCGCGGTCTACCGCGAGGCGGCCGACCAAGCGCTCTCCGAGCTCGGCGCCGAGGCGGTCGACGGGCAGCTTAAGACGCTCGGGGAGACGGCGTACTCCGAGACGACGGCCGGGGCCTGCCGCGACCTCGGGGTCGATCCCGAGGCGTTCTGGGAACGCAGGGAACACCACGCCTCCCGGCTCGCGAACGACCGGCTCGACCGCGGCGAGCGGTCGCTCTACGACGACGTAAACACGCTCACAACCCTCGCCGAGTCGCTTCCGCTCGGGGTCGTGAGCAACAACAGACACGAGACGGTCCGGTTCGTCGTCGAGTCACTCCTCCCCGCCCCGATCTCGGCCTACCGGGGCCGCGACCCGACCGTCGAGGGCTACCGGCGTCGGAAGCCCGACACACACTACCTGAACGCCGTCCTCCGCGAACTCGACGCCGAGGACGCGCTCTACGTTGGCGACCGGGAGACTGACGTCGAGGTCGCGGCGGGCGCTGGGATCGACTCGGCGTTCGTCCGCCGGACACACAACACGGACAGCACGCTCGCGCGCTCTCCGACCCACGAGATCGAGGGGCTCGACGCGCTCGTCGACGTGATCGATTCGACCTGA
- the pyk gene encoding pyruvate kinase yields MRNAKIVCTLGPASDDRETIARLARAGMSVARLNASHGTIDDRRELIERIQAVDREIDTSLAAMLDTKGPEVRTAPIEGEIGLEAGSEVRFVVGEEATEEEVGLSLPIDAVEPGDQVLLDDGLIETVVEANDDGVVTARVESGGDLGSRKGVNVPGVDLALDVVTESDRADLELAAEMGVDFVAASFVGGAEDVYEVGSVLEEAGANIPIVSKIERADAVENLGEIIEASYGVMVARGDLGVECPMEDVPIVQKRIIRKCRARGTPVITATEMLDSMVASRRPTRAEASDVANAVLDGTDAVMLSGETAIGAHPVRVVEAMDRIVREAEASHEYDELREGRMPTSAEGSRTEALARSARFLARDIDASAVVAVSESGYTAERLAKFRPGVPVVAATPNENVRRKLALTWGVRAQYTNLEDMTADEVIDTAVGATLAVGAAETGDTVVALSGMMTELERANTTNMLKVHVAAETLATGTSVVAKRATGPLHHSADGDLSSVPEGAIVSLPPGFDAEFAGPLNHVRGIVDARPGMTGYPAMVARELGIPMVSGADLSAVESGTTVTVDGERGVIYEGELAGEDRR; encoded by the coding sequence ATGAGAAACGCGAAGATCGTCTGTACGCTCGGGCCGGCGTCGGACGACCGGGAGACGATCGCCCGCCTCGCACGGGCGGGGATGTCGGTCGCCAGGCTGAACGCGAGCCACGGCACGATCGACGATCGGCGGGAGCTGATCGAGCGGATCCAGGCCGTCGACCGCGAGATCGACACCTCGCTGGCGGCGATGCTCGACACGAAGGGCCCGGAGGTCAGGACAGCGCCGATAGAGGGGGAGATCGGCCTGGAGGCGGGGAGCGAGGTCCGGTTCGTCGTCGGGGAGGAGGCGACCGAAGAGGAGGTCGGTCTCTCGCTCCCGATCGACGCGGTCGAGCCCGGTGATCAAGTGCTGCTCGACGACGGCCTGATCGAGACGGTCGTGGAGGCGAACGACGATGGGGTCGTCACCGCCCGCGTCGAGAGCGGCGGTGACCTCGGGAGCCGTAAGGGGGTGAACGTCCCGGGTGTCGACTTAGCGCTCGACGTCGTCACCGAGTCCGATAGAGCCGATCTCGAACTCGCGGCGGAGATGGGCGTGGACTTCGTCGCGGCGAGCTTCGTCGGGGGCGCGGAGGACGTCTACGAGGTCGGGTCGGTACTCGAGGAGGCGGGTGCGAACATCCCGATCGTCTCGAAGATCGAACGCGCCGACGCGGTCGAGAACCTGGGGGAGATAATCGAGGCCTCCTACGGCGTGATGGTCGCGCGTGGCGACCTCGGCGTCGAGTGTCCGATGGAGGACGTCCCGATCGTCCAGAAGCGGATCATCCGGAAGTGTCGGGCTCGGGGGACGCCGGTGATCACGGCGACGGAGATGCTCGATTCGATGGTCGCCTCGCGACGGCCGACCCGCGCCGAGGCCTCAGACGTGGCGAACGCGGTGCTCGACGGCACCGACGCGGTGATGCTCTCGGGGGAGACGGCGATCGGAGCGCACCCGGTGCGCGTCGTGGAGGCGATGGACCGGATCGTCCGCGAGGCCGAAGCGAGCCACGAGTACGACGAACTCCGCGAGGGACGGATGCCGACCTCGGCGGAGGGCTCTCGCACGGAGGCGCTCGCGCGGTCGGCGCGATTCCTCGCACGGGACATCGACGCGAGCGCGGTCGTCGCGGTGAGCGAGTCGGGCTACACCGCCGAGCGACTCGCGAAGTTCCGACCCGGCGTTCCGGTGGTGGCCGCGACGCCCAACGAGAACGTGCGGCGGAAGCTCGCGCTGACGTGGGGCGTCCGGGCACAGTACACGAACTTAGAGGACATGACCGCCGACGAGGTGATCGACACCGCGGTCGGGGCGACGCTCGCGGTCGGGGCGGCCGAAACCGGCGACACGGTCGTCGCGCTCTCGGGGATGATGACCGAACTCGAGCGGGCGAACACGACGAACATGCTGAAAGTCCACGTCGCCGCCGAGACGCTCGCGACCGGAACGAGCGTCGTCGCGAAGCGGGCGACCGGTCCCCTCCACCACTCGGCCGACGGCGACCTCTCGTCGGTTCCGGAGGGCGCGATCGTCTCCCTCCCGCCGGGTTTCGACGCGGAGTTCGCCGGCCCACTCAATCACGTCCGGGGGATCGTCGACGCCCGTCCGGGGATGACCGGCTACCCCGCGATGGTCGCGCGCGAACTCGGCATCCCGATGGTGAGCGGCGCGGACCTCTCGGCTGTCGAGAGCGGGACGACCGTCACCGTCGACGGCGAGCGCGGCGTGATCTACGAGGGCGAACTCGCGGGCGAGGACCGGCGGTAG
- the phnC gene encoding phosphonate ABC transporter ATP-binding protein has product MLVVEDLRKTYDTGDEALKGVSMEVTGNEVVSIIGPSGAGKSTFIRCINRLTEPTGGRVILDDTEITALSKKELRKARRDMGMIFQEYALVERLTVMENVLSGRLGYTSSFDAFRRKFAGEDVSRARATLDRVGLAGMEDKRADELSGGQRQRVGIARAVIQRPKILLVDEPTSSLDPESSRAVMDLLTEVAADEDIPVLINIHEVDLAVEYADRIHGLADGRKVFEGTPDELDDRALDTVYRGEKPAESGDAESRTETEERGATEEKARRGAH; this is encoded by the coding sequence ATGCTTGTCGTCGAAGACCTGCGGAAGACGTACGACACCGGCGACGAGGCGCTGAAAGGCGTCTCGATGGAGGTGACCGGCAACGAGGTCGTCTCGATCATCGGCCCCAGCGGCGCGGGAAAGAGTACGTTCATCCGGTGTATCAACCGGCTGACCGAGCCGACCGGCGGGCGCGTGATCCTCGACGACACCGAGATCACGGCGCTCTCGAAGAAGGAGCTCCGGAAGGCCAGACGCGACATGGGGATGATCTTCCAGGAGTACGCCCTCGTCGAGCGGCTGACGGTGATGGAGAACGTCCTCTCCGGGCGGCTCGGCTACACGAGCAGTTTCGACGCGTTCAGACGAAAGTTCGCCGGCGAGGACGTCAGCCGTGCGCGGGCGACGCTCGACCGCGTCGGCCTCGCCGGGATGGAGGACAAGCGTGCAGACGAGCTCTCCGGGGGCCAGCGCCAGCGCGTCGGCATCGCCCGCGCGGTGATCCAGCGCCCGAAGATCCTGCTCGTCGACGAGCCGACGTCGAGTCTCGACCCCGAGAGTTCGCGTGCGGTGATGGACCTGCTGACCGAGGTCGCCGCCGACGAGGACATCCCCGTGCTGATCAACATCCACGAGGTCGACCTCGCCGTCGAGTACGCCGATCGGATACACGGACTCGCCGACGGCCGAAAGGTGTTCGAGGGGACGCCCGACGAGCTCGACGACCGTGCGCTCGACACGGTCTACCGGGGCGAGAAGCCAGCGGAGTCGGGCGACGCCGAGAGCCGGACCGAGACGGAGGAGCGAGGGGCGACCGAGGAGAAGGCGCGCCGGGGCGCCCACTAG
- the phnE gene encoding phosphonate ABC transporter, permease protein PhnE — MAGEYSASWQRHDPVRRIARFAALLGALVVVVASWSALNVRYDYVATAPREMRNIFVRMYPPDAAYTGEIVWPLIHTVNIAVIGTMFAVLMALPIAYIGADNTTPNRITYALGKFLIVASRSVHVIIWALIFVVVFGTGTLAGIFAVAFRSIGFVAKLLAEEIEEIDPSSVEAIRATGGNGLDVLVYGVVPQVKPAFIGITTYRWDINVREATIIGFVGAGGIGVELSTQINFFNWNGVLTILLAILGIVIVSEVVSAYLRGKVR; from the coding sequence ATGGCGGGCGAGTACTCCGCCTCCTGGCAGCGCCACGACCCGGTCAGACGGATCGCCCGCTTCGCCGCGCTGCTCGGGGCGCTCGTCGTCGTCGTCGCCTCTTGGAGCGCGCTCAACGTCCGCTACGACTACGTCGCGACCGCCCCCCGGGAGATGCGCAACATCTTCGTCCGGATGTACCCCCCGGACGCCGCCTACACGGGCGAGATCGTCTGGCCGCTGATCCACACGGTGAACATCGCGGTCATCGGGACGATGTTCGCCGTCCTGATGGCGCTGCCGATCGCCTACATCGGCGCTGACAACACCACGCCGAACAGGATCACCTACGCGCTGGGGAAGTTCCTCATCGTCGCCAGCCGGTCGGTCCACGTCATCATCTGGGCGCTGATCTTCGTCGTCGTCTTCGGCACCGGCACGCTCGCGGGCATCTTCGCCGTCGCCTTCCGGTCGATCGGCTTCGTCGCGAAGCTGCTCGCCGAGGAGATCGAGGAGATCGATCCGAGCTCCGTCGAGGCGATCCGCGCGACCGGCGGGAACGGCCTCGACGTGCTCGTCTACGGCGTCGTCCCGCAGGTGAAGCCGGCGTTCATCGGCATCACGACCTACCGCTGGGATATCAACGTCCGCGAGGCGACGATCATCGGCTTCGTCGGCGCGGGCGGCATCGGCGTCGAACTCAGCACGCAGATCAACTTCTTCAACTGGAACGGCGTGCTCACGATCCTGCTCGCCATCCTCGGGATCGTGATCGTGAGCGAGGTCGTCTCCGCGTACCTCCGGGGGAAGGTCAGGTGA
- the phnE gene encoding phosphonate ABC transporter, permease protein PhnE: MADASPDPIADGMGYSGEWSRPTVFYNTTVKWLVYLALVLFVLGNIWAVRISFDRLLLGIDNASILVSSMLPPYFGASIYSHGIVVNDDAMRIWNGMVETVAMSFVATAVGVVISIPIAVMAAENLVPRPVYYVGRGILSISRAFHELVVAIIVVVGFGFGALAGVIALVFATPGFLSKLLAEDLEDINETQVDAIRATGANRLQVLAYGVLPQVVPRIVGLTIYRWDINVRAATILGVVGAGGIGNVLIRSFDRYDYAYSAAIILAIIAVVMVGEVLSALARRRLQ, from the coding sequence ATGGCCGACGCCTCCCCCGACCCGATCGCGGACGGGATGGGCTACAGCGGCGAGTGGTCCCGGCCGACCGTCTTCTACAACACGACGGTGAAGTGGCTGGTCTACCTCGCGCTGGTGCTGTTCGTCCTCGGCAACATCTGGGCGGTCCGGATCTCGTTCGACCGGCTCCTGCTCGGGATCGACAACGCCTCTATCCTCGTCTCGAGCATGCTGCCGCCCTATTTCGGGGCGTCGATCTACTCCCACGGGATCGTCGTCAACGACGACGCGATGCGGATCTGGAACGGGATGGTCGAGACCGTCGCGATGTCGTTCGTCGCGACGGCCGTCGGCGTCGTGATCAGCATCCCGATCGCCGTGATGGCCGCCGAGAACCTCGTCCCGCGGCCGGTCTACTACGTCGGCCGCGGGATCCTCTCGATATCGCGTGCCTTCCACGAGCTCGTCGTCGCGATCATCGTCGTCGTCGGCTTCGGCTTCGGGGCGCTCGCCGGCGTGATCGCGCTGGTGTTCGCGACGCCGGGGTTCCTCTCGAAGCTACTCGCCGAGGACCTAGAGGACATCAACGAGACACAGGTCGACGCGATCCGCGCGACCGGCGCGAACCGGCTCCAGGTGCTCGCCTACGGCGTGCTCCCGCAGGTCGTCCCCCGGATCGTCGGGCTGACGATCTACCGCTGGGACATCAACGTTCGGGCGGCGACGATCCTGGGTGTGGTCGGTGCGGGCGGCATCGGGAACGTGCTCATCCGGTCGTTCGACCGTTACGACTACGCCTACAGCGCGGCGATCATCCTCGCGATCATCGCGGTCGTGATGGTCGGCGAGGTGCTGAGCGCGCTCGCCCGCAGGAGGCTCCAGTGA
- a CDS encoding DUF7312 domain-containing protein → MSETEDSEEEWRFSVDEFDDPEDEADADASEDAETTEDEAEPIRREIEPQEVRAENALFVVLGVALTVGVIAYGIGLI, encoded by the coding sequence ATGAGTGAGACTGAGGACTCCGAGGAGGAGTGGCGGTTTTCGGTCGACGAGTTCGACGACCCCGAAGACGAAGCGGACGCGGACGCCTCCGAGGACGCGGAGACGACGGAGGACGAAGCGGAGCCGATCCGTCGGGAGATCGAACCACAGGAGGTGCGCGCGGAGAACGCGCTGTTCGTCGTCCTCGGCGTGGCGCTCACGGTCGGCGTGATCGCCTACGGGATCGGGCTCATCTAA
- a CDS encoding universal stress protein, with protein MNERILVPYDDSGPARYALKEALEAFNADEIILLHVVDTADFTHGPEGGAAESLYEAKKEDAMELFEEAQNAADEYNVSLETVLETGQPAEEIIRYAKANDIDHIVIGSHGRSGLSRILLGSVAERVLRNAPVSVMIARRANE; from the coding sequence ATGAACGAACGGATCCTCGTCCCGTATGATGATTCAGGACCCGCTCGATATGCACTCAAAGAAGCACTCGAGGCATTCAACGCCGATGAAATCATTCTCCTGCATGTCGTCGATACCGCTGACTTCACTCACGGCCCCGAAGGCGGAGCTGCAGAGAGTCTCTACGAAGCCAAGAAAGAAGACGCGATGGAACTCTTCGAAGAAGCCCAGAACGCCGCCGACGAATACAACGTGTCATTGGAAACCGTCCTCGAGACCGGACAGCCTGCGGAGGAGATCATTCGTTACGCTAAAGCCAATGATATCGATCATATCGTTATCGGGAGCCACGGCCGCTCCGGTCTCTCCCGAATCCTGCTCGGCAGTGTTGCCGAACGTGTTCTTCGGAACGCACCCGTCTCGGTGATGATCGCCCGACGGGCCAACGAGTAG
- a CDS encoding MFS transporter: protein MADEERLKREYNLTGTPRRGMSIATIGFFVSLTVIVFYGVAGPTFQESLGLSGAMLGLLLSSPHITKALLRIPFGAWVDDAGGKKPFLVLLILTCIGIAGLVVLLLVTYPDNFGSHLYPLLLLFGILAGCGGATFSVGIAQTSYWYPSDQQGYAMGVFAGAGNIGPGIANFAMPIAIGAAGLTLAYAGWFAAMVLVTVFYAVYAVDSYYFQLRKDGVNREKAKTVASELGQDVFPAGSTKESLKKSSSNKKTWALVFMYTISFGGGFTALSTWYPTYWNQFHEFSLTIAGLLAGIFVVYGSLIRIPGGSLSDRFGGENVGIVSFAIMAIGGVIVMFSQAFVPAFVGMMVIGTGMGIVNAAIFELVPKYVPEAVGGASGWIGGIGGTGTLVILPVLGVFVDLYGVVGYAWGFVLFAVLSTICVGVMIVLKYTVSEPEGGEGIEDTPVH, encoded by the coding sequence ATGGCCGACGAGGAACGACTAAAACGCGAATACAACCTTACCGGAACTCCCCGCCGAGGGATGAGTATCGCGACGATCGGCTTTTTCGTCTCGCTCACTGTCATCGTCTTTTACGGCGTTGCGGGCCCTACGTTTCAGGAATCACTGGGGCTGTCCGGCGCGATGCTCGGCTTGCTGTTGTCGTCCCCTCACATTACGAAAGCGCTGTTACGCATTCCGTTCGGGGCATGGGTGGACGACGCCGGTGGCAAAAAGCCGTTTCTCGTCCTTCTCATACTGACCTGTATCGGGATCGCTGGCTTGGTCGTCCTCCTTCTCGTCACGTACCCGGATAATTTCGGCTCACACCTCTACCCCCTCCTGTTGCTGTTCGGCATCCTGGCGGGCTGTGGTGGGGCGACGTTTTCGGTCGGGATCGCCCAGACCTCCTACTGGTACCCGAGTGACCAACAGGGATACGCGATGGGGGTCTTCGCCGGTGCCGGCAACATCGGGCCGGGAATTGCCAATTTCGCGATGCCGATTGCGATCGGGGCAGCTGGATTGACGCTGGCCTACGCCGGCTGGTTCGCAGCAATGGTACTTGTCACGGTGTTTTACGCCGTCTATGCGGTCGATTCGTACTATTTTCAGCTGCGGAAGGATGGGGTTAACCGGGAGAAAGCGAAAACGGTCGCGTCCGAGCTCGGTCAAGACGTCTTTCCAGCGGGCAGTACCAAGGAATCGTTGAAGAAATCCTCCTCAAACAAAAAGACCTGGGCGCTCGTGTTCATGTACACGATCTCCTTCGGAGGTGGGTTTACGGCCCTCTCTACGTGGTATCCGACGTACTGGAATCAGTTTCACGAATTCAGTCTAACGATAGCTGGCCTGTTAGCCGGTATCTTCGTTGTCTACGGCTCGCTAATCAGAATTCCTGGAGGCTCGCTGAGTGATCGGTTCGGGGGAGAGAACGTCGGGATCGTCAGCTTCGCGATCATGGCCATTGGAGGGGTGATCGTCATGTTTTCACAGGCGTTCGTCCCGGCCTTTGTCGGGATGATGGTGATCGGAACCGGGATGGGGATCGTGAACGCTGCGATTTTCGAGCTGGTACCCAAGTACGTGCCGGAGGCGGTCGGCGGTGCATCAGGCTGGATCGGTGGGATCGGCGGTACTGGAACGCTCGTGATTCTCCCCGTACTTGGCGTGTTCGTCGACCTCTACGGCGTGGTCGGCTATGCCTGGGGCTTTGTCCTCTTCGCCGTCCTGAGTACGATCTGCGTGGGAGTCATGATCGTGCTCAAATACACCGTGTCGGAACCCGAAGGCGGGGAAGGGATCGAGGATACCCCAGTTCACTGA
- a CDS encoding SPFH domain-containing protein yields the protein MNFAPLQVELTLAFVGLLILFLAIVTVWQMVEIVDATEKRALTVFGEYRKLLDPGIHFIPPFVSATHRFDMRTQTLDVPRQEAITRDNSPVTADAVVYIKVMDAKKAFLEVDDYKKAVSNLAQTTLRAVLGDMELDDTLNKRQEINAKIRKELDEPTDEWGIRVESVEVREVNPSQDVQRAMEQQTSAERKRRAMILEAQGERRSAIEKAEGDKQSNIIRAQGEKQSQILEAQGDAVSTVLRAKSAESMGERAIIERGMDTLEAIGQGESTTFVLPQELTSLVGRYGKHLSGSDVKLDEGQLDSQGFDDETRELLGLDNIDELLGQIDEEAEIGAEQMEKMEQEAQAIKEGQDPTSIESADEVLDDVEADLDDEVDEMEGEMGEEIEKELD from the coding sequence ATGAACTTCGCACCGCTGCAGGTCGAACTCACGCTCGCGTTCGTGGGGCTTCTGATCCTGTTTCTCGCCATCGTCACGGTCTGGCAGATGGTCGAGATCGTGGACGCGACCGAGAAACGCGCGCTGACGGTGTTCGGGGAGTACCGGAAGCTCCTCGACCCGGGGATCCACTTCATCCCCCCGTTCGTGAGCGCGACGCATCGCTTCGACATGCGGACACAGACCCTCGACGTCCCCCGCCAGGAAGCGATCACCCGCGACAACTCGCCGGTGACCGCCGACGCCGTCGTCTACATCAAGGTGATGGACGCGAAGAAGGCGTTCCTCGAGGTCGACGATTACAAGAAGGCGGTCTCGAACCTCGCACAGACCACGCTCAGGGCCGTCCTGGGTGACATGGAGCTCGACGACACGCTGAACAAGCGCCAGGAGATCAACGCGAAGATCCGAAAGGAGCTCGACGAGCCGACCGACGAGTGGGGTATCCGCGTGGAGTCGGTCGAAGTGAGAGAAGTGAATCCGAGCCAGGACGTCCAGCGCGCTATGGAGCAGCAGACCTCCGCCGAGCGAAAGCGGCGTGCGATGATCCTGGAGGCCCAGGGTGAACGTCGGAGCGCGATCGAGAAGGCGGAGGGTGATAAGCAGTCGAACATCATCCGCGCACAGGGTGAGAAACAGAGCCAGATCTTAGAGGCCCAGGGTGATGCGGTCTCGACCGTGCTGCGAGCGAAATCCGCCGAGTCGATGGGCGAGCGCGCGATCATCGAGCGCGGGATGGACACGCTGGAGGCGATCGGACAGGGCGAGTCCACCACGTTCGTCCTCCCTCAGGAGCTCACCTCGCTGGTGGGCCGGTACGGCAAGCACCTCTCGGGCAGCGACGTGAAGCTCGACGAGGGACAGCTCGACAGCCAGGGCTTCGACGACGAGACGCGCGAACTGCTCGGACTCGATAACATCGACGAACTGCTCGGCCAGATCGACGAGGAGGCCGAGATCGGCGCCGAGCAGATGGAGAAGATGGAACAGGAGGCCCAGGCGATCAAGGAGGGCCAGGACCCGACGTCGATCGAGAGCGCCGACGAGGTGCTCGACGACGTGGAGGCGGACCTCGACGATGAGGTCGATGAGATGGAAGGGGAGATGGGCGAGGAGATCGAGAAGGAGCTCGACTGA
- a CDS encoding NfeD family protein yields the protein MVEILGESLPIVLLVVGVILAVAEAIAPGAHLIVLGVALIVAGLAGLVLGQFIGGVVLSAVLAMLVLLIGGVALFAYRELDLYGGKGTARTSDSDSLKGRTGRVTERVTPTSGEIKLESGGFNPHYAARSFDSEIPEGEEVIVVDPGGGNVVRVEALGAIEDQIDRELARGREPEEAVDAVDPAGERETEYETG from the coding sequence ATGGTAGAGATCCTGGGCGAGTCGCTGCCCATCGTCCTCCTCGTCGTCGGGGTCATCCTCGCGGTCGCCGAGGCGATCGCACCCGGAGCCCACCTCATCGTCCTCGGCGTGGCCCTGATCGTCGCGGGGCTCGCGGGCCTGGTCCTCGGGCAGTTCATCGGCGGCGTCGTGCTCTCCGCAGTGCTCGCGATGCTCGTGCTGCTGATCGGTGGCGTCGCGCTGTTCGCCTACCGCGAACTCGACCTCTACGGCGGGAAGGGGACGGCCAGGACCAGCGATTCGGACTCGCTCAAGGGTCGTACCGGCCGGGTGACCGAGCGCGTCACCCCGACCTCCGGCGAGATAAAACTCGAGAGCGGCGGCTTCAACCCCCACTACGCCGCCCGGTCGTTCGACAGCGAAATCCCCGAGGGCGAGGAGGTGATCGTCGTCGATCCCGGCGGCGGAAACGTCGTGCGCGTCGAGGCGCTCGGTGCGATCGAGGACCAGATTGACCGCGAACTCGCGCGCGGTCGCGAGCCAGAGGAGGCGGTCGACGCGGTCGATCCGGCGGGCGAGCGCGAGACCGAGTACGAGACCGGCTGA
- a CDS encoding winged helix-turn-helix transcriptional regulator yields MTERVDREKRTTLRRFAALGASSPLVSLVGDEASANEGNDTRRAIAGYLTTTPGAHFSKVRDDLSLGTGETQHHLRRLVDAGSIESHADGEYRRYFPTGQFSAFERTALGYLRRETPRAVVLALLADPDATGTALAQRAEVSRATVSRTLSELAEAGVLSREEGTEIERPETLITLLVRYADSFDGETARFAARADELIRYDPD; encoded by the coding sequence ATGACAGAGCGCGTCGACCGGGAGAAGCGGACGACGCTCAGGCGCTTCGCCGCGCTCGGAGCGTCCAGCCCGCTCGTGAGCCTGGTCGGCGACGAGGCGTCGGCGAACGAAGGAAACGACACCCGGCGTGCGATCGCCGGCTACCTCACGACGACGCCTGGCGCACACTTCTCGAAGGTGCGCGACGACCTCTCGCTCGGCACCGGCGAGACCCAGCACCACCTCCGGCGGCTGGTCGACGCCGGCTCGATCGAGAGCCACGCCGACGGGGAGTACAGACGCTACTTCCCGACGGGCCAGTTCTCCGCGTTCGAGCGGACGGCGCTCGGCTACCTCCGCCGGGAGACGCCGCGAGCGGTGGTGCTCGCGCTGCTGGCCGATCCCGACGCCACGGGGACCGCGCTCGCCCAGCGGGCCGAGGTCTCCCGGGCGACGGTGAGCCGGACGCTCTCGGAACTGGCGGAAGCGGGCGTGCTCAGCCGCGAGGAGGGGACCGAGATCGAGCGTCCGGAGACGCTCATCACCCTCCTGGTCCGGTACGCCGACTCCTTCGACGGGGAGACCGCGCGGTTCGCCGCGCGAGCCGACGAGCTGATCCGCTACGACCCCGACTGA